Genomic window (Candidatus Saccharibacteria bacterium oral taxon 488):
TGTTATTGATATAGCCAGACAGGCGGTTAGCGGAAACCGTCAGCCGCGCCAGTAGCTGTGGCTCGTCACCTTTCAGGCGGCCGGCTAGCTCCTCGGCGAGGACATCGAGATAACCGCGGATGATGGTGATTGGGCCGCGGAGTTCGTGGGCGGCGAAGGAGATGAAATTGAGGTCTTCTTCCTCGGGCAGATACTGGGCTGAGCGGTCGATGAGGACGATGACGGTCTCGCCGGGTGCGTCTTTTTGGTAGGAGGCGATGATGTCAAAGAAGCGAGTTTTTTTGAAGGCACCGTTGGTAGTGGCGACATGGCGCCAGGTACGCTCGGCGGAGAGCTGGCGGGCGTCGGCGTCGCTGAGCCAGGCGTCGAGCGACTGCTCGTTGAGAAAATCCAGCGCCAGATACGGCTGGCCGTCGGCGTCAGTGGCAATTGGTGCGGCCTTGTTAGCGGAGATGATACGTTTGGTGGGATCGAGGACGACGATGCCACAGCTGGTGTGATTGAGCGCTTGGGTTAGTAGCGCGTCGGGGCTTGGCGGTGGTGCGGGTTGAGTCGGCTCGTCGTAGATAAGTTCAAGGACGGTCTTGAAGCCGGTCTTGGCGTGCTGCTCGGCGTTTGGATTTGGTAGCGGCGTGGTGGTGCGCTCGCCGCGTTTATGGATCAGCGCAGTCAAGATATCATCAAGCGGCCGGCCGGCAATAATGATCAACATGGTCGAAAAAAGACTGCCGACGATGAAAATCGTACCAGTAATTAACCAGAACGCTGGGTGATTCCATGAAGTAGTACCAGTGATACTAAGGACGACACCGCCGATGAGCGCCACCGCCATCTGCCCGGCTAGTGCACAAGCGAACAACATGCGCCGGTGATATCGTCGAAAGTTACAGATCGATGTGCCGCCAGCTGTCATCGCCACGTGACGGATCCCCGCCCGGGCGTAAAGACGCCGATCCATGTTTGGCCGCGATTCAGGGTAAAGTCTTTGCCGTTTTCGTCAAGCAGTTTGAGCGGTGCGGTGAGACTGTCTTTCTTCCAGGTGATGGCGGTAGCAGTACCGTTTTGGAAGACGGTTGCCTTGCCTGAGCCAATGGTGACAGTGTCCTCGTAGCCGTCCGGACCGACGCGTCGCTCGACGGGCGCTTCGAGGGCGATGACAACGCGCGGGGCGATCTGGCCGCCTTCCCGGTCGGCGTGCGGTGCGCCAGCTAGCGAGCGTTTGTAGGTGTTGGTCGTTTTGTCATAAGCATAGGCGGTGTTGTAGGTGCCGCTGCTAAAATTGAGCTGGATGGTAGTGGCGTTCGGTGTTTCGGCCGGTTTGCCATCGCCACGCTTGAAGCCGGTAAATGATGATTCTTTAAAGCCCTTGCTGGCGTTGAGGGCATCAAGTTTCTCACCGGATGTGTAGACATTGTGTGGGGCACGGCGGTCGCTAACTCGCCAATAACTGCCGCCGTTAAAGAACTGGTCGATGTCGCGGTAACTGCCGCTGCGAACGGTATCGAGAGCGTTCGGGCTGCCGCCGACGTGGGCGATGGAGGCTTGATACTGTGCGCCCCAGCTGAGGTAATAGAGGCGGAGGCTACGAACTGGGCCGATGAGGCCGGGCTTGGCGCCCTGATAAACGGCGAGAAAGCGGGTGATGCCGCCCTCGGCAACCGCCTCGTAGACGATGCCGGCTCCCGAAAGGCCGGACTGCGGGCGAGCGTCGGGGCTGTTCTCGATCATGACGGCGGTGACGGGCTGCTTGGTGGCTGCTTCATCAGCGACTTCAAGGCCGGTGAGTGGTGAGTAGAATTTGGTTGGCTTTTTCTTAGCGGCGAAAAACGGCAGACCACCGTCGTGCTGGACAGAATTGATAGCGACGATGAAAATACCGGCGATAACCAGCGAGGCGGTGATGAGGACAATCGCCCACAAGTGCTTTTTACACCACTGGGCAAGCGAGCGTTTTTTGGCCGGGGCGTTTGGTGATGCCGGCTCAAGTTTAGCTGATTTTACCGTCGGTTTTTGGGCCGCGGTGGCTGGGCGAGGATTCTTGATGTGCATGGGTTTAGTATAGCATAAGCGGCGTGTCCGGTAAACGGAGCGATGTGCTGGCCGGTTGGTGTCTATGGCGTAGCAATTATGATAGACTCACGCCCACCGAGAACGCGGTAATTCCCCGCTCAAGCCGCGCCAGCGTGCGCTCGCGGCCAATCAGTGCCAGTGTATCATTCAGCTGCGGGCTGAACGGCGCCCAGGTGATGGCGATGCGGATGAGACTAAAGAGAATGCCGGGCTTTTGGCCGGTGATTTCCAGCAGTTCGTTTAGCCGAGTTTGAATTGTGTCTGGTGTCCAATCGGTGAGCGTGGTGAGTTCGTGGTGGGCAGTCTCTAGCAGCCTGCGCCGTTCGCTCTCAGATAACTTCTTGAGCTGCTTGTTGCCGTCAATAAGTTCCAGGTTGATCTCGGGCTCCGCAAAA
Coding sequences:
- a CDS encoding HAMP domain-containing histidine kinase; this encodes MDRRLYARAGIRHVAMTAGGTSICNFRRYHRRMLFACALAGQMAVALIGGVVLSITGTTSWNHPAFWLITGTIFIVGSLFSTMLIIIAGRPLDDILTALIHKRGERTTTPLPNPNAEQHAKTGFKTVLELIYDEPTQPAPPPSPDALLTQALNHTSCGIVVLDPTKRIISANKAAPIATDADGQPYLALDFLNEQSLDAWLSDADARQLSAERTWRHVATTNGAFKKTRFFDIIASYQKDAPGETVIVLIDRSAQYLPEEEDLNFISFAAHELRGPITIIRGYLDVLAEELAGRLKGDEPQLLARLTVSANRLSGYINNILNVAKFDRHHLSIHLAEDSLADIYGSIADDMQLRASTQHRLLNISIPSDLPTVAADRSSISEVISNLIDNAIKYSFEGGTVSVSAEQKGDVIEVSVADNGVGMPPSVVKNLFHKFYRSHRSRETVSGTGIGLYICKAFIESHGGHITARSKENEGSVFSFTVPVYAAVKDKLLEDGQLNRNLIRQGGGWIKNHAMYRG
- a CDS encoding DUF3048 domain-containing protein, producing the protein MHIKNPRPATAAQKPTVKSAKLEPASPNAPAKKRSLAQWCKKHLWAIVLITASLVIAGIFIVAINSVQHDGGLPFFAAKKKPTKFYSPLTGLEVADEAATKQPVTAVMIENSPDARPQSGLSGAGIVYEAVAEGGITRFLAVYQGAKPGLIGPVRSLRLYYLSWGAQYQASIAHVGGSPNALDTVRSGSYRDIDQFFNGGSYWRVSDRRAPHNVYTSGEKLDALNASKGFKESSFTGFKRGDGKPAETPNATTIQLNFSSGTYNTAYAYDKTTNTYKRSLAGAPHADREGGQIAPRVVIALEAPVERRVGPDGYEDTVTIGSGKATVFQNGTATAITWKKDSLTAPLKLLDENGKDFTLNRGQTWIGVFTPGRGSVTWR